DNA from Candidatus Limnocylindria bacterium:
GTGGAAGGCTAGGCGAGCGCCTCGTCTGCCGGCAGATGAGCACCGACGGCGCGGCGATGCGCGTCTTCGACACGGTCCATGACGCGATCCCAATCCCACCGCTCGTGCAGCTTCGCGTTGCCTGCGCGGCCCATCGCAGCGCGCAGCGCCGGATCATCGAGCAGACGCGTCACCGCGCTCGCGATGTCGGCGACCTTCTGCGCGACGAGCAGACCGTCGACGCCGTCCGCGATCACCTCGCGGAGCGGCGGGATGTCGCCACCGATGACCGGTTTCTCGTGCAGCCACGCCTCGAGATAGCCGATGCCGAACGTCTCGTGGACCGATGGCATCGCGTACAGGTCGCACGCGTCGAGCGCGGCCGACTTCTCCGCCGCGCCGGCGCGCTCGATCTCGATGATCCGGTCATCGGTATAGCGCGCGAACTCGTCGACCATCGCGCCGTAAAAGCCGGGCACGCCGATGAAGACGAACCGCGCTTCGTTGTGGCGCTGCCACACGAGCTCCGCAGCGTCGAGCAGGTGGATGTATCCCTTGTAGCGCTCGCGTCGCCCGATGTAGAGGATCACGGGCGCGTCCGCTGGGATCCGATGACGCGCGCGGAATCCGACGCCATCGTGAGAACGCAGCGCGTTCGCGCCCGTGCCCGTCGTGATCACGCGATACGGATCGACACCCAGCCCACCGAACCAGGCGCGCTCCCATTCGGTCATCGTCGTGATGACCGATGCACGCCGATAGCGCAGGAAGTCAGCGGGCGTGTCGCCGCCATGGAACTGGCCGGGATGCGCCAGCGGGGTCAGGACGATCGGAAGGTCGAGCTCGTCCGCGACATTGAGCGAGCTGTCAAGGTACTCGCGGCTGACGTTGTGGACGAGGTCGCGATCCTCGGCGTAGCGCTCGAGCTCCTCGATGCGCATGAGGTCCACGAGTGTGGACGCGTCGGCGACGTGCCCGAGGAAGCCACCGCGCGGTTTCACCTGGATGACATCGACACCGCGGTCCTCGAAGCGAGGCCGGTCGTCGAACGCTTGACCGCAGACAACGCGAACGTCGTGACCGCGCGCGGCAAGACGCGTGGCCCACTGGTAGGTGAGGCTTTCCGATCCACCCATCGGTGCGTACGTGCGTTTCGTGAAGAGGACCTTCATGCGAAGACGCTCCCGTGCAAAGTCGCTGCCGCCCCGCCGGTCAGGATGCGGCCGCGGTCTCGTCCATACCGATGAACTTCGCCCATGCGCGCTCGCCCGCACGAACATACGACGAGTACAGGTAGGTCGGCGTGGCCGGTGGCCGCTTCGGCTGGCGGAGGAGCGTCATATGCGACTCCGACAGCGT
Protein-coding regions in this window:
- a CDS encoding glycosyltransferase family 4 protein, producing the protein MKVLFTKRTYAPMGGSESLTYQWATRLAARGHDVRVVCGQAFDDRPRFEDRGVDVIQVKPRGGFLGHVADASTLVDLMRIEELERYAEDRDLVHNVSREYLDSSLNVADELDLPIVLTPLAHPGQFHGGDTPADFLRYRRASVITTMTEWERAWFGGLGVDPYRVITTGTGANALRSHDGVGFRARHRIPADAPVILYIGRRERYKGYIHLLDAAELVWQRHNEARFVFIGVPGFYGAMVDEFARYTDDRIIEIERAGAAEKSAALDACDLYAMPSVHETFGIGYLEAWLHEKPVIGGDIPPLREVIADGVDGLLVAQKVADIASAVTRLLDDPALRAAMGRAGNAKLHERWDWDRVMDRVEDAHRRAVGAHLPADEALA